In one window of Apis mellifera strain DH4 linkage group LG12, Amel_HAv3.1, whole genome shotgun sequence DNA:
- the LOC552247 gene encoding nuclear factor NF-kappa-B p100 subunit isoform X2, whose amino-acid sequence MPEIYENYTTLESISEDQNFFSYGYAMNNQDICSPLHGSQATTSINSPMSTVLSPLSDSEFLSLKNAVIETPYITILEQPVDKFRFRYKSEMVGTHGSLMGSSNNNNRRKNAPTVQLHKYPDNAIIRCTLVTSDEHQRIPHPHKLVHRDGLDCDDPHDVKVSAENEYVATFHGMAIIHTAKKYIRDELIRKIKRNTLEIKKRENINATLSTIEEAHIKSDADRYQKYVNLNSVALCFQAFILDQNEIMRPITNPIYSHPINNLKSALTGELKICRIDKHTSSVEGAEEVFILVEKVGKKNIKVKFFELNEDDYEIWCDYGRFSELDVHHQYAIVFRTPPYRDLNITTPKEVFIQLERPSDGDCSEPVKFTYKPSDRIIGRKRQRISHSGSSELSFILPISNYSENENISDILNNSTEIKKILSEGITSPKCKEFLKNMDVDNYLKFFDNEENMLITDGPSTVQNQDDIMFAKNVLTKVIQYMKMDLKNVEEYIQKLFKDRSTYGDSPLHAALRYGQRDIVKYFLMLISSNKDCKAIVNGQNSSGKTPLHYAILQNQPEITKALLMLGADPNRTDDHGFSALHTAVKIPEAGACVDVLLFEKRTDIEAYNDGWMPLHLAAKAGSYDAVCSLIHAGVDVNNTDRFYGRTALHIAVEGGHTNIVEYLLKKTNISVNKRNLSGNTALHTAVVYTGVEAKELCALLLQHGADPHIRNHNRESNNLDKKKESHIKIKVEVDAEDEKADEVIGQSSFDLAKNKPDILQLFNRQYEETTNEMCSVTTKLELKDEDSEINWLNNEHKEKLSILLDKTQGWRKLAKHLNVEYLLKTFQNNSTSPSLFLLNYIDVEASLSVKEIQIILKKIGEKEAVEYINEIVSMYS is encoded by the exons ATGCCTGAAATTTACGAGAATTATACAACTTTAGAATCTATTTCTGAAGaccaaaactttttttcttatggaTATG caatGAACAATCAAGATATTTGTAGTCCTTTGCATGGATCTCAAGCAACAACAAGTATTAATTCACCTATGTCTACTGTATTGTCACCATTATCAGattctgaatttttatcattaaagaatgca gttaTTGAAACAccatatataacaattttggaACAACCAGtagataaatttagatttcgaTATAAGTCAGAAATGGTAGGAACACATGGAAGTTTAATGGGttcaagtaataataataatcgtcgtAAAAATGCACCAACAGTAcaa ttacaTAAATATCCAGATAATGCAATAATACGATGTACATTAGTTACATCTGATGAACATCAAAGAATTCCTCATCCTCATAAATTAGTTCATAGAGATGGTCTGGATTGTGATGATCCACATGATGTTAAAGTATCTGCAGAAAATGAATATGTTGCAAC aTTTCATGGAATGGCAATTATACATACAgcaaaaaagtatattagaGATGAACTtataagaaagattaaaagaaatactttggaaataaagaaacgcgaaaatataaatgctaCTCTTAGTACTATAGAAGAAGcacat attaaatctGATGCAGATCGCTATCAAAAATATGTGAATTTGAATAGTGTTGCATTATGCTTTCAAGCATTTATCTTggatcaaaatgaaattatgagACCAATAACAAATCCTATATATTCACATCCTATTAATAATCTca aaaGTGCATTAACAGGAGAACTTAAAATATGCAGAATTGATAAACATACTAGCAGTGTTGAAGGAGCTGAAGAAGTATTTATACTTGTAGAGAAAGttggaaaaa aaaatattaaagtaaaatttttcgaattaaatgagGATGATTATGAAATTTGGTGTGATTATGGACGCTTTTCAGAATTGGATGTTCATCATCAATATGCTATTGTATTtcg aactcCACCATATAGAGATCTTAATATTACTACACCAAAAGaagtttttatacaattagaaCGACCATCTGATGGAGATTGTTCTGAACCAGTAAAGTTTACTTATAAACCAAGTGATAGAATTAtag gTAGAAAACGACAACGAATATCTCATTCTGGAAGCTcagaattatcatttatattaccaatttctaattatagtgaaaatgaaaatatatcagatattttaaataattctacagaaataaaaaaaatattatccgaAGGTATTACATCACCAAAATGCaaagaatttcttaaaaatatggaTGTCGACA attatttaaaattctttgataatgaagaaaatatgcTAATTACTGATGGTCCTTCAACTGtgcaa AATCAAGATGATATTATGTTTGCTAAAAATGTACTTACTAAAGTTATACAATACATGAAaatggatttaaaaaatgtagaagaatatattcaaaaattatttaaagatcgaTCGACATATGGAGATTCTCCATTGCATGCAGCACTTCGATATGGTCAACGAGATATCgtgaaatactttttaatgttaataagtTCTAATAAAGATTGTAAAGCAATCGTTAATGGACAAAATAGTTCtggaaaa acTCCATTGCATTATGctattttacaaaatcaacCAGAAATAACAAAAGCATTACTTATGCTTGGAGCTGATCCAAATCGAACAGATGATCATGGATTTTCTGCATTACATACAGCtgtaaaaa TTCCTGAAGCTGGTGCATGTGTTGATgtgttattattcgaaaaaagaacTGACATTGAAGCATACAATGATGGATGGATGCCACTACATCTTGCAGCAAAAGCAGGGTCATATGATGCTGTGTGCTCACTTATTCATGCAGGTGTAGATGTAAATAATACTGATAGGTTTTATGGTCGAACAGCATTACATATAGCTGTTGAAGGTGGACATACGAATATAGTtgaatatttacttaaaaag acaaatatatctgtaaataaaagaaacttgaGTGGAAATACTGCTTTACATACTGCAGTTGTATATACGGGAGTTGAAGCAAAAGAATTATGTGCATTATTACTACAACATGGTGCAGATCCACATATTCGAAATCATAATCGAGAATCAAATAat ctagataaaaagaaagagtctcatatcaaaataaaagttgaagtaGATGCAGAAGATGAAAAAGCAGATGAAGTTATTGGACAATCATCATTTGATTTGGCTAAAAATAAACcagat attttgcaACTTTTTAATAGACAATATGAAGAAACAACAAACGAAATGTGTTCAGTTACtacaaaattagaattaaaggaTGAAGATTCAGAGATAAATTGGTTAAATAATgaacataaagaaaaattatctatactTTTAGATAAAACACAAGGTTGGCGAAAACTTGCAAAACATTTAAATgttgaatatttgttaaaaacatTCCAGAATAATTCAACAAGTccatcattatttcttttaaattatattgat gtGGAAGCATCTTTATCAGtgaaagaaatacaaataatattaaaaaaaattggagagaaagaagcagtagaatatataaatgaaattgtatctatgtattcataa
- the LOC552247 gene encoding nuclear factor NF-kappa-B p100 subunit isoform X3: protein MFESISEDQNFFSYGYAMNNQDICSPLHGSQATTSINSPMSTVLSPLSDSEFLSLKNAIIIETPYITILEQPVDKFRFRYKSEMVGTHGSLMGSSNNNNRRKNAPTVQLHKYPDNAIIRCTLVTSDEHQRIPHPHKLVHRDGLDCDDPHDVKVSAENEYVATFHGMAIIHTAKKYIRDELIRKIKRNTLEIKKRENINATLSTIEEAHIKSDADRYQKYVNLNSVALCFQAFILDQNEIMRPITNPIYSHPINNLKSALTGELKICRIDKHTSSVEGAEEVFILVEKVGKKNIKVKFFELNEDDYEIWCDYGRFSELDVHHQYAIVFRTPPYRDLNITTPKEVFIQLERPSDGDCSEPVKFTYKPSDRIIGRKRQRISHSGSSELSFILPISNYSENENISDILNNSTEIKKILSEGITSPKCKEFLKNMDVDNYLKFFDNEENMLITDGPSTVQNQDDIMFAKNVLTKVIQYMKMDLKNVEEYIQKLFKDRSTYGDSPLHAALRYGQRDIVKYFLMLISSNKDCKAIVNGQNSSGKTPLHYAILQNQPEITKALLMLGADPNRTDDHGFSALHTAVKIPEAGACVDVLLFEKRTDIEAYNDGWMPLHLAAKAGSYDAVCSLIHAGVDVNNTDRFYGRTALHIAVEGGHTNIVEYLLKKTNISVNKRNLSGNTALHTAVVYTGVEAKELCALLLQHGADPHIRNHNRESNNLDKKKESHIKIKVEVDAEDEKADEVIGQSSFDLAKNKPDILQLFNRQYEETTNEMCSVTTKLELKDEDSEINWLNNEHKEKLSILLDKTQGWRKLAKHLNVEYLLKTFQNNSTSPSLFLLNYIDVEASLSVKEIQIILKKIGEKEAVEYINEIVSMYS, encoded by the exons atgttCG AATCTATTTCTGAAGaccaaaactttttttcttatggaTATG caatGAACAATCAAGATATTTGTAGTCCTTTGCATGGATCTCAAGCAACAACAAGTATTAATTCACCTATGTCTACTGTATTGTCACCATTATCAGattctgaatttttatcattaaagaatgcaataa ttaTTGAAACAccatatataacaattttggaACAACCAGtagataaatttagatttcgaTATAAGTCAGAAATGGTAGGAACACATGGAAGTTTAATGGGttcaagtaataataataatcgtcgtAAAAATGCACCAACAGTAcaa ttacaTAAATATCCAGATAATGCAATAATACGATGTACATTAGTTACATCTGATGAACATCAAAGAATTCCTCATCCTCATAAATTAGTTCATAGAGATGGTCTGGATTGTGATGATCCACATGATGTTAAAGTATCTGCAGAAAATGAATATGTTGCAAC aTTTCATGGAATGGCAATTATACATACAgcaaaaaagtatattagaGATGAACTtataagaaagattaaaagaaatactttggaaataaagaaacgcgaaaatataaatgctaCTCTTAGTACTATAGAAGAAGcacat attaaatctGATGCAGATCGCTATCAAAAATATGTGAATTTGAATAGTGTTGCATTATGCTTTCAAGCATTTATCTTggatcaaaatgaaattatgagACCAATAACAAATCCTATATATTCACATCCTATTAATAATCTca aaaGTGCATTAACAGGAGAACTTAAAATATGCAGAATTGATAAACATACTAGCAGTGTTGAAGGAGCTGAAGAAGTATTTATACTTGTAGAGAAAGttggaaaaa aaaatattaaagtaaaatttttcgaattaaatgagGATGATTATGAAATTTGGTGTGATTATGGACGCTTTTCAGAATTGGATGTTCATCATCAATATGCTATTGTATTtcg aactcCACCATATAGAGATCTTAATATTACTACACCAAAAGaagtttttatacaattagaaCGACCATCTGATGGAGATTGTTCTGAACCAGTAAAGTTTACTTATAAACCAAGTGATAGAATTAtag gTAGAAAACGACAACGAATATCTCATTCTGGAAGCTcagaattatcatttatattaccaatttctaattatagtgaaaatgaaaatatatcagatattttaaataattctacagaaataaaaaaaatattatccgaAGGTATTACATCACCAAAATGCaaagaatttcttaaaaatatggaTGTCGACA attatttaaaattctttgataatgaagaaaatatgcTAATTACTGATGGTCCTTCAACTGtgcaa AATCAAGATGATATTATGTTTGCTAAAAATGTACTTACTAAAGTTATACAATACATGAAaatggatttaaaaaatgtagaagaatatattcaaaaattatttaaagatcgaTCGACATATGGAGATTCTCCATTGCATGCAGCACTTCGATATGGTCAACGAGATATCgtgaaatactttttaatgttaataagtTCTAATAAAGATTGTAAAGCAATCGTTAATGGACAAAATAGTTCtggaaaa acTCCATTGCATTATGctattttacaaaatcaacCAGAAATAACAAAAGCATTACTTATGCTTGGAGCTGATCCAAATCGAACAGATGATCATGGATTTTCTGCATTACATACAGCtgtaaaaa TTCCTGAAGCTGGTGCATGTGTTGATgtgttattattcgaaaaaagaacTGACATTGAAGCATACAATGATGGATGGATGCCACTACATCTTGCAGCAAAAGCAGGGTCATATGATGCTGTGTGCTCACTTATTCATGCAGGTGTAGATGTAAATAATACTGATAGGTTTTATGGTCGAACAGCATTACATATAGCTGTTGAAGGTGGACATACGAATATAGTtgaatatttacttaaaaag acaaatatatctgtaaataaaagaaacttgaGTGGAAATACTGCTTTACATACTGCAGTTGTATATACGGGAGTTGAAGCAAAAGAATTATGTGCATTATTACTACAACATGGTGCAGATCCACATATTCGAAATCATAATCGAGAATCAAATAat ctagataaaaagaaagagtctcatatcaaaataaaagttgaagtaGATGCAGAAGATGAAAAAGCAGATGAAGTTATTGGACAATCATCATTTGATTTGGCTAAAAATAAACcagat attttgcaACTTTTTAATAGACAATATGAAGAAACAACAAACGAAATGTGTTCAGTTACtacaaaattagaattaaaggaTGAAGATTCAGAGATAAATTGGTTAAATAATgaacataaagaaaaattatctatactTTTAGATAAAACACAAGGTTGGCGAAAACTTGCAAAACATTTAAATgttgaatatttgttaaaaacatTCCAGAATAATTCAACAAGTccatcattatttcttttaaattatattgat gtGGAAGCATCTTTATCAGtgaaagaaatacaaataatattaaaaaaaattggagagaaagaagcagtagaatatataaatgaaattgtatctatgtattcataa
- the LOC552247 gene encoding nuclear factor NF-kappa-B p100 subunit isoform X4 gives MFESISEDQNFFSYGYAMNNQDICSPLHGSQATTSINSPMSTVLSPLSDSEFLSLKNAVIETPYITILEQPVDKFRFRYKSEMVGTHGSLMGSSNNNNRRKNAPTVQLHKYPDNAIIRCTLVTSDEHQRIPHPHKLVHRDGLDCDDPHDVKVSAENEYVATFHGMAIIHTAKKYIRDELIRKIKRNTLEIKKRENINATLSTIEEAHIKSDADRYQKYVNLNSVALCFQAFILDQNEIMRPITNPIYSHPINNLKSALTGELKICRIDKHTSSVEGAEEVFILVEKVGKKNIKVKFFELNEDDYEIWCDYGRFSELDVHHQYAIVFRTPPYRDLNITTPKEVFIQLERPSDGDCSEPVKFTYKPSDRIIGRKRQRISHSGSSELSFILPISNYSENENISDILNNSTEIKKILSEGITSPKCKEFLKNMDVDNYLKFFDNEENMLITDGPSTVQNQDDIMFAKNVLTKVIQYMKMDLKNVEEYIQKLFKDRSTYGDSPLHAALRYGQRDIVKYFLMLISSNKDCKAIVNGQNSSGKTPLHYAILQNQPEITKALLMLGADPNRTDDHGFSALHTAVKIPEAGACVDVLLFEKRTDIEAYNDGWMPLHLAAKAGSYDAVCSLIHAGVDVNNTDRFYGRTALHIAVEGGHTNIVEYLLKKTNISVNKRNLSGNTALHTAVVYTGVEAKELCALLLQHGADPHIRNHNRESNNLDKKKESHIKIKVEVDAEDEKADEVIGQSSFDLAKNKPDILQLFNRQYEETTNEMCSVTTKLELKDEDSEINWLNNEHKEKLSILLDKTQGWRKLAKHLNVEYLLKTFQNNSTSPSLFLLNYIDVEASLSVKEIQIILKKIGEKEAVEYINEIVSMYS, from the exons atgttCG AATCTATTTCTGAAGaccaaaactttttttcttatggaTATG caatGAACAATCAAGATATTTGTAGTCCTTTGCATGGATCTCAAGCAACAACAAGTATTAATTCACCTATGTCTACTGTATTGTCACCATTATCAGattctgaatttttatcattaaagaatgca gttaTTGAAACAccatatataacaattttggaACAACCAGtagataaatttagatttcgaTATAAGTCAGAAATGGTAGGAACACATGGAAGTTTAATGGGttcaagtaataataataatcgtcgtAAAAATGCACCAACAGTAcaa ttacaTAAATATCCAGATAATGCAATAATACGATGTACATTAGTTACATCTGATGAACATCAAAGAATTCCTCATCCTCATAAATTAGTTCATAGAGATGGTCTGGATTGTGATGATCCACATGATGTTAAAGTATCTGCAGAAAATGAATATGTTGCAAC aTTTCATGGAATGGCAATTATACATACAgcaaaaaagtatattagaGATGAACTtataagaaagattaaaagaaatactttggaaataaagaaacgcgaaaatataaatgctaCTCTTAGTACTATAGAAGAAGcacat attaaatctGATGCAGATCGCTATCAAAAATATGTGAATTTGAATAGTGTTGCATTATGCTTTCAAGCATTTATCTTggatcaaaatgaaattatgagACCAATAACAAATCCTATATATTCACATCCTATTAATAATCTca aaaGTGCATTAACAGGAGAACTTAAAATATGCAGAATTGATAAACATACTAGCAGTGTTGAAGGAGCTGAAGAAGTATTTATACTTGTAGAGAAAGttggaaaaa aaaatattaaagtaaaatttttcgaattaaatgagGATGATTATGAAATTTGGTGTGATTATGGACGCTTTTCAGAATTGGATGTTCATCATCAATATGCTATTGTATTtcg aactcCACCATATAGAGATCTTAATATTACTACACCAAAAGaagtttttatacaattagaaCGACCATCTGATGGAGATTGTTCTGAACCAGTAAAGTTTACTTATAAACCAAGTGATAGAATTAtag gTAGAAAACGACAACGAATATCTCATTCTGGAAGCTcagaattatcatttatattaccaatttctaattatagtgaaaatgaaaatatatcagatattttaaataattctacagaaataaaaaaaatattatccgaAGGTATTACATCACCAAAATGCaaagaatttcttaaaaatatggaTGTCGACA attatttaaaattctttgataatgaagaaaatatgcTAATTACTGATGGTCCTTCAACTGtgcaa AATCAAGATGATATTATGTTTGCTAAAAATGTACTTACTAAAGTTATACAATACATGAAaatggatttaaaaaatgtagaagaatatattcaaaaattatttaaagatcgaTCGACATATGGAGATTCTCCATTGCATGCAGCACTTCGATATGGTCAACGAGATATCgtgaaatactttttaatgttaataagtTCTAATAAAGATTGTAAAGCAATCGTTAATGGACAAAATAGTTCtggaaaa acTCCATTGCATTATGctattttacaaaatcaacCAGAAATAACAAAAGCATTACTTATGCTTGGAGCTGATCCAAATCGAACAGATGATCATGGATTTTCTGCATTACATACAGCtgtaaaaa TTCCTGAAGCTGGTGCATGTGTTGATgtgttattattcgaaaaaagaacTGACATTGAAGCATACAATGATGGATGGATGCCACTACATCTTGCAGCAAAAGCAGGGTCATATGATGCTGTGTGCTCACTTATTCATGCAGGTGTAGATGTAAATAATACTGATAGGTTTTATGGTCGAACAGCATTACATATAGCTGTTGAAGGTGGACATACGAATATAGTtgaatatttacttaaaaag acaaatatatctgtaaataaaagaaacttgaGTGGAAATACTGCTTTACATACTGCAGTTGTATATACGGGAGTTGAAGCAAAAGAATTATGTGCATTATTACTACAACATGGTGCAGATCCACATATTCGAAATCATAATCGAGAATCAAATAat ctagataaaaagaaagagtctcatatcaaaataaaagttgaagtaGATGCAGAAGATGAAAAAGCAGATGAAGTTATTGGACAATCATCATTTGATTTGGCTAAAAATAAACcagat attttgcaACTTTTTAATAGACAATATGAAGAAACAACAAACGAAATGTGTTCAGTTACtacaaaattagaattaaaggaTGAAGATTCAGAGATAAATTGGTTAAATAATgaacataaagaaaaattatctatactTTTAGATAAAACACAAGGTTGGCGAAAACTTGCAAAACATTTAAATgttgaatatttgttaaaaacatTCCAGAATAATTCAACAAGTccatcattatttcttttaaattatattgat gtGGAAGCATCTTTATCAGtgaaagaaatacaaataatattaaaaaaaattggagagaaagaagcagtagaatatataaatgaaattgtatctatgtattcataa
- the LOC552247 gene encoding nuclear factor NF-kappa-B p100 subunit isoform X5, which yields MFVIETPYITILEQPVDKFRFRYKSEMVGTHGSLMGSSNNNNRRKNAPTVQLHKYPDNAIIRCTLVTSDEHQRIPHPHKLVHRDGLDCDDPHDVKVSAENEYVATFHGMAIIHTAKKYIRDELIRKIKRNTLEIKKRENINATLSTIEEAHIKSDADRYQKYVNLNSVALCFQAFILDQNEIMRPITNPIYSHPINNLKSALTGELKICRIDKHTSSVEGAEEVFILVEKVGKKNIKVKFFELNEDDYEIWCDYGRFSELDVHHQYAIVFRTPPYRDLNITTPKEVFIQLERPSDGDCSEPVKFTYKPSDRIIGRKRQRISHSGSSELSFILPISNYSENENISDILNNSTEIKKILSEGITSPKCKEFLKNMDVDNYLKFFDNEENMLITDGPSTVQNQDDIMFAKNVLTKVIQYMKMDLKNVEEYIQKLFKDRSTYGDSPLHAALRYGQRDIVKYFLMLISSNKDCKAIVNGQNSSGKTPLHYAILQNQPEITKALLMLGADPNRTDDHGFSALHTAVKIPEAGACVDVLLFEKRTDIEAYNDGWMPLHLAAKAGSYDAVCSLIHAGVDVNNTDRFYGRTALHIAVEGGHTNIVEYLLKKTNISVNKRNLSGNTALHTAVVYTGVEAKELCALLLQHGADPHIRNHNRESNNLDKKKESHIKIKVEVDAEDEKADEVIGQSSFDLAKNKPDILQLFNRQYEETTNEMCSVTTKLELKDEDSEINWLNNEHKEKLSILLDKTQGWRKLAKHLNVEYLLKTFQNNSTSPSLFLLNYIDVEASLSVKEIQIILKKIGEKEAVEYINEIVSMYS from the exons atgttCG ttaTTGAAACAccatatataacaattttggaACAACCAGtagataaatttagatttcgaTATAAGTCAGAAATGGTAGGAACACATGGAAGTTTAATGGGttcaagtaataataataatcgtcgtAAAAATGCACCAACAGTAcaa ttacaTAAATATCCAGATAATGCAATAATACGATGTACATTAGTTACATCTGATGAACATCAAAGAATTCCTCATCCTCATAAATTAGTTCATAGAGATGGTCTGGATTGTGATGATCCACATGATGTTAAAGTATCTGCAGAAAATGAATATGTTGCAAC aTTTCATGGAATGGCAATTATACATACAgcaaaaaagtatattagaGATGAACTtataagaaagattaaaagaaatactttggaaataaagaaacgcgaaaatataaatgctaCTCTTAGTACTATAGAAGAAGcacat attaaatctGATGCAGATCGCTATCAAAAATATGTGAATTTGAATAGTGTTGCATTATGCTTTCAAGCATTTATCTTggatcaaaatgaaattatgagACCAATAACAAATCCTATATATTCACATCCTATTAATAATCTca aaaGTGCATTAACAGGAGAACTTAAAATATGCAGAATTGATAAACATACTAGCAGTGTTGAAGGAGCTGAAGAAGTATTTATACTTGTAGAGAAAGttggaaaaa aaaatattaaagtaaaatttttcgaattaaatgagGATGATTATGAAATTTGGTGTGATTATGGACGCTTTTCAGAATTGGATGTTCATCATCAATATGCTATTGTATTtcg aactcCACCATATAGAGATCTTAATATTACTACACCAAAAGaagtttttatacaattagaaCGACCATCTGATGGAGATTGTTCTGAACCAGTAAAGTTTACTTATAAACCAAGTGATAGAATTAtag gTAGAAAACGACAACGAATATCTCATTCTGGAAGCTcagaattatcatttatattaccaatttctaattatagtgaaaatgaaaatatatcagatattttaaataattctacagaaataaaaaaaatattatccgaAGGTATTACATCACCAAAATGCaaagaatttcttaaaaatatggaTGTCGACA attatttaaaattctttgataatgaagaaaatatgcTAATTACTGATGGTCCTTCAACTGtgcaa AATCAAGATGATATTATGTTTGCTAAAAATGTACTTACTAAAGTTATACAATACATGAAaatggatttaaaaaatgtagaagaatatattcaaaaattatttaaagatcgaTCGACATATGGAGATTCTCCATTGCATGCAGCACTTCGATATGGTCAACGAGATATCgtgaaatactttttaatgttaataagtTCTAATAAAGATTGTAAAGCAATCGTTAATGGACAAAATAGTTCtggaaaa acTCCATTGCATTATGctattttacaaaatcaacCAGAAATAACAAAAGCATTACTTATGCTTGGAGCTGATCCAAATCGAACAGATGATCATGGATTTTCTGCATTACATACAGCtgtaaaaa TTCCTGAAGCTGGTGCATGTGTTGATgtgttattattcgaaaaaagaacTGACATTGAAGCATACAATGATGGATGGATGCCACTACATCTTGCAGCAAAAGCAGGGTCATATGATGCTGTGTGCTCACTTATTCATGCAGGTGTAGATGTAAATAATACTGATAGGTTTTATGGTCGAACAGCATTACATATAGCTGTTGAAGGTGGACATACGAATATAGTtgaatatttacttaaaaag acaaatatatctgtaaataaaagaaacttgaGTGGAAATACTGCTTTACATACTGCAGTTGTATATACGGGAGTTGAAGCAAAAGAATTATGTGCATTATTACTACAACATGGTGCAGATCCACATATTCGAAATCATAATCGAGAATCAAATAat ctagataaaaagaaagagtctcatatcaaaataaaagttgaagtaGATGCAGAAGATGAAAAAGCAGATGAAGTTATTGGACAATCATCATTTGATTTGGCTAAAAATAAACcagat attttgcaACTTTTTAATAGACAATATGAAGAAACAACAAACGAAATGTGTTCAGTTACtacaaaattagaattaaaggaTGAAGATTCAGAGATAAATTGGTTAAATAATgaacataaagaaaaattatctatactTTTAGATAAAACACAAGGTTGGCGAAAACTTGCAAAACATTTAAATgttgaatatttgttaaaaacatTCCAGAATAATTCAACAAGTccatcattatttcttttaaattatattgat gtGGAAGCATCTTTATCAGtgaaagaaatacaaataatattaaaaaaaattggagagaaagaagcagtagaatatataaatgaaattgtatctatgtattcataa